A genomic segment from Fundulus heteroclitus isolate FHET01 chromosome 6, MU-UCD_Fhet_4.1, whole genome shotgun sequence encodes:
- the LOC105933855 gene encoding growth/differentiation factor 8, with the protein MLRPHTPLLLIFYTSLLLLVPASGRSQPDTAHQGPLKSGKLDDQGVLILEAVKKEILRSLGMDKEPRPAMKASQRELRKMFKLYREKLSEMRKNSSQSMRETWQSNMSTVLFPVEPLQVLRRGDQRRILWYRAVFQKDQIIHPELTLAQAQLRVSRPILGNLTSVKPEPGQSIKIKVNGMKPNSVAWRYTDSGDQNSVFINQDVTLDISHKARSWRWTDDQRLVVDVGMVPLDRETSNANPVITLELGLKESFPARGMRQRRSNKEDLCDERGWCCRKPVTVSFKDIGWTDWVVAPTEYTMHFCDGTCPHNYKPASMHTQVKSRLHQITKGGIPHPCCVPAAYEPMVLMHYDSRGKLKVTPFSDFIVTKCHCA; encoded by the exons ATGCTCAGACCGCACACTCCGCTTCTGCTCATCTTCTATACCTCGCTGCTCCTGCTGGTTCCCGCCTCAGGACGAAGCCAGCCTGACACGGCCCACCAAGGCCCGCTTAAGAGCGGCAAACTGGACGACCAGGGCGTCTTAATCCTGGAGGCGGTGAAGAAGGAGATCCTTCGCTCTTTGGGTATGGACAAAGAGCCAAGGCCTGCCATGAAGGCCTCACAGAGGGAGCTGAGGAAGATGTTCAAGCTCTACAGGGAAAAACTGAGTGAGATGAGAAAAAACTCCAGCCAGTCAATGAGGGAGACCTGGCAGTCCAACATGTCTACGGTGCTCTTTCCAG tGGAGCCATTACAGGTGCTTCGGAGAGGTGATCAACGACGGATTCTTTGGTATCGAGCTGTTTTCCAAAAGGATCAAATAATTCACCCCGAACTGACGCTGGCACAAGCCCAACTGAGAGTGTCCAGGCCTATTTTAGGTAATCTCACCTCAGTAAAGCCTGAACCTGGACAATCTATCAAAATTAAAGTCAACGGGATGAAGCCAAACTCTGTTGCATGGCGCTACACTGACTCAGGGGACCAAAACAGTGTTTTCATTAACCAAGATGTGACCCTAGATATCAGCCATAAGGCAAGGAGTTGgagatggacagatgatcaGAGACTGGTTGTGGATGTAGGGATGGTTCCACTCGACAGAGAAACATCCAACGCAAACCCAGTTATCACTCTGGAACTGGGCCTAAAGGAATCCTTTCCTGCTCGGGGCATGAGGCAGCGTCGTTCCAACAAGGAAGATCTCTGCGATGAGCGAGGGTGGTGCTGCCGGAAACCTGTGACCGTGTCCTTTAAAGACATTGGCTGGACGGACTGGGTGGTGGCCCCAACCGAGTATACGATGCACTTCTGTGATGGTACCTGCCCCCACAACTACAAGCCGGCCAGCATGCACACGCAAGTCAAATCCCGCCTGCACCAGATCACCAAGGGAGGGATCCCTCATCCCTGCTGCGTGCCGGCAGCTTATGAGCCCATGGTGCTGATGCACTACGACAGCAGGGGGAAGCTGAAAGTGACTCCGTTCAGCGACTTCATCGTCACCAAATGTCACTGTGCctga